The Silene latifolia isolate original U9 population chromosome Y, ASM4854445v1, whole genome shotgun sequence sequence AAATCCGagtcacaacaacaacaataaacaatcATTTCTACTCAGTCAAACCCAGACTTGGGTGGACAACAGTGGTCCAAGGGTGGTCAAAGACGGTCCTAAGGTGGGTCAAGGTCGAGGCGGGTCAAcggtataaattaattaatatataaactagtGTAAGACAGTCTTACCTCACGATTTCGAGGCGGAgggaccaaatctccttcttccaatttctctcttttctctcctcTCGTGTTTGTGTGGATTCTATTGTGATTGTGAATGGATAAGGTGAGTGGAGTATATATAAGGGGTAGTTTGTATGGTAGGTGGGAGTATATAAATATGtatacgtattattattattattattattattattattattgcagaAAAGCAAGGATCAATATATATAATCATTAAAAAGGATGATACAAGACCCTAACCAAAACTTTCCTACAACGGAGACCACAGTAGTCCCCTCAAAGTACCAACTAAGAAGGAGAACCAACTAGTCCTGGTTACCCTCTTTTACAAAAAAAACCAGACGGACATAAGTATCAAAGATAATCCTATAGAAAATCTTGACAGGTTCATTCTTTTGGGCACAGAAAATGCGTGCATTCCGTTCCCTCCAGAGATGATAGATAGTAGCCACCAAAGTGCAAATCCGTCTGCTCCTAATAGCATCCACCCCACTGTTTTGAACCGTATACCAATCCAAAACCTGAGACAATTGAAGAGAAGGCATATGCGAGATCATGGCCCAACCTGCCACAGTAGACCACACTGTAGAAGAGAAGGGGCACAGGAAACACAAATGCTCAAGACTTTCATTATCATTCTCACAAAGGGCACACCTGTTGACAAAATGCATTCCACGAGTAAAAAGGTTCTTAATGGACGGAATTTTGCTCTGAATTACCATTATTGTAGTAAAAGCATGCTTAGAAGCAAACATAGAGTTGTGTATGATGTTGGCCCAAGGCAAGATAGGAGAAGAGGCTCTGAATAAGTCATAAATCTCCCCCCCTAAAGTTTCATGCTTAGTACAGCTATGAAGCCATTGAATAGCGTGAGTTGGTGAAACAGTGATAGATACAAGAGCATCCCTCACTTTGAGTACATTACCCCAGTACCAAGAGTGGTTAGAGTGAAGAGTAGCCTGCCAGAAATCAATACCCTGAAGAACATAATTCTGTATCCACCTCACCCATATGCTCTCAGGCATGTTCACTAGTCTCCAAATCCATTTAGTCAGCTGAGCATAATTCCAAGCCTGGATATCTTTTATATTGATGCCACCCTCCTGTTTAGGCCTGCACATCATTTTCCAGCTCATAAAAATCCAACGTCTACCTCCCTCATTAATGCCCCATAAGAAGTCTTTACAAATTCTGCTAAGCTTCTTAATTATACCCTTAGGCAAGAGTACACTTGCCACCCAGAAATTGTGAATACCAAAGATAATAGAATCAATCAGCTTAGCTTTGCCAGCATAGCTAAGACAATGATTGGCCCAATGATTAACCATAGCATGAAATTTGTCCAACAGAGGCATAAACATAGCATTTACCAGCCTAGAGGAGTACATAGGAAGACCTAAGTACCTGAAAGGAAACTCACCCTCAGTGTAGCCACTAGTTTGAAAAATCAGGCTCCTAACTGAGGGAAGGACTCCACCAAAATAAAGGCAAGACTTCAGAGGGTTAGCCTGAAGCCCAGAAACAGCAGCAAAAGAATCCAGGCAAGAAGCAACAGCAGCCATAGAAGGCACATCTCCTCGAGTGAAAACAAGCAAGTCATCTACAAAAATTAAATGTGTGAGTTTGAGCTTCACACATTTGGGATGGTAAGAAAATCCAGGATAAAGAGGGAGAGTCCTGAGCATCCGTGACAGCACTTCCATACATATCACAAAGAGATATGGGGAAAGAGGATCACCCTGTCGCAGACCCCTCTTGCCAGAGAAGAAGCCCTCAACAGAGCCAttaatgagcaaggaaaaatgggGAGTGGTGACGCAAGCAAGAATCCAATTAACAAAGATTTGAGGAAACTTGAGTTGCAGCAGACACTCTCTGAGGAACCCCCAATGAACAGAGTCAAAAGTTTTCTTTATGTCGACCTTGAGAATGCATCTAGGGGTAAGATGAGATAGACCATATCTAGAAGCTAACTCAAAGGCCAACATAGAATTGTCAAAAAGGTCTCTATTATGCAGGAAAGTAGCCTGCTCAGGCCCAATAATGAAATCCAAGGCAAGTTTGAGTTTAGACACAAGAATCTTACTTACCACTTTGTAGAAAGTTGTACAACAGGTAAGAGGTCTAAAGTCAGTCACAGAAGAAGGGGTATCCTTCTTAGGGATCAGAACCAGTAGGGTATCATTAGCAGCTTTAGAGAGTTTCCCCTTATTGAAGAATTCATGAACAACAGAAAGGAAGTTCACACCAACAACCTCCCAAGCATCAAGGAAGAAGCCAGAAGAGTAGCCATCAATCCCAGGGCTTTTATTCCTATCAATAGTTTTCAGAGCATTGATAATATCCTGATTAGAAATAGGCTTGATGAGGTCAGGATACAAGTGCTCAGGAACAGTGTTAGATGAGAACAGGTCACTGGGTAAATCTTGCACAGGACCAAACTCACCCAGCAGCTGCTTGTAGTAGGCCAAGAACCCAGAAGCAACTGACTGCCTACCTTGACACTGATGTTCATCCATGTCAGAAATACACCCAACCGTATTGGTGGCCTTTCTGTTTGCAATCTTAGCATAAAGAATTTTGAACTGGTATCATTAAATTGCAGGTTATGAACCTTAGCTCTCTGCTGAAGAAATTGCAGTTCAGTTTTTTTGAGAAATTGATAAGTAGAGGAAAGCTCTTTTTCCTGAGTAACCAGAGTGGTGTCCAAAGGAGAATCATGGAGTTTTCATTGACAAGAGAGCAGCTTCTGCTTAGCCATCTTAACTCTAGAAGTGAGGTGGATGAACTCATCTCCATGAAGAGTTTTAAGAATGGCCTTGAGCCCTTTAAGTTTCTGGAAGAGGATGCTAATGTAACTACCATAGCAGGTTCTATCCCATCCTTTCTTAACATGACTCAAAAAAGAAGGAGAAGAAGTCCAGCAGTTAAGGTATTTGAAGTTTTTCCTAACATTTTGGGAAGTAGAAGCCATTGTAACCAAGATAGGAGAATGGTCAGAGACTCCAGCAGGAAGAAAAACCATAGAGGATTGCAGTTGATTAAGCCAAGTACCAGACATTAAAGCTCTGTCAAGCTTAGCCCATCTGATAGCCCTATCTTGCTTGTTACACCAAGTATCAGGACAACCAGTAGATGGGTGATCACTAAGCCCAGTCATAGCAAGACAATTCCTAAAATCATCCATATCACCTACATGTAGATGAGCACTGCCTATCCTTTCATTAAAGTTAGCCACAACATTGAAATCACCCATACAGAGCCAGGGGTGAGTAGTAGAAAGGGAAATTTGGTAGAGATGATCCCAAAGAGCCCTTCTAGCAGATCCCCTATTGAGGCCATAAACAAAAGTAACTTCCAATTGCTGTTGAGTTATGGTATGCAAAAGAGCACAGTGAATATGCTGAGCAGATTTACCTAGAACAGACAGAGTAACAACAGCAGGAGACAAGAAAACCCAAATGCGACCATTAAGAGAAACATCATTATTATTGACCATACAAAATTCAGAAAAATTATTCCTGACAGATTGAACAGCATTATCCTTGACATGCGTTTCAAGTACAGCACCACAGTCTATCTTATTAGCCAACATAAAGTGTTAAACCTCATGCTGTTTTATTGGGTCATTGAGACCCCTAATGTTCCATGCAAATAGATTCATGAAAGAATGTTCCACCTCCAGAATCCACCAAATCAACCCTAATAGTCTGAGTTTGCTCAGGAGCCACTTCAACATTAGATGCTTGTAACACTTCAAACCTATTAGCCAAATTAGTTACTACCACTTCTTTTCTATGAGTCACAGTCCGAGCTTTAGAAGGAGAGATGAGGATACTTTTATCCTTACCCAAATGCTGAGAGGGGGGCGGTATTAAGAGCCTTTGTTGGTTGGTCAACAGCTTTCATATGTTGAGAAGCAGCGGCGGAGGATTCCTTAGCCTTAGGCTTGTATGCCATTTTAGGTTTCAGCTTGGGGCATCTATCCTTAGTATGTCCTATCCTTTGACAAGTTGAACAAAAGTAGGGAAGCCATTCATATTCAATTTTCTGAAGGACAATACCACGATAAGGGGTACTAAGCTTGACAGCATTGGGAAGTTCTTTAGATAAATCAACATCAACCAGAATACGAGCAAAAGCAAGTTTGGTTTTGTTTGTGGTGTGTTCATCAGCACAAATGGGGTTTCCTATAGTACTAGCTACTTTACTGAGAGCAGCTTGGGACCAGAAGCAGGGGTCAAGGTTAGGTAATAAAACCCAGACAGGGATATGAGTTACCTGCAATTGCTCAACTATTGTAGGGGACCATTCCTTAAAAACCAGTGGATAACCATTTAGATTCCAGACATCTGACCTAATTTTCTCCATATCCTCTTTACTTTCAAAGCAAAAGTAGTACCAACCCCTAGAGAAGTAAAGAATCTGAGGAGCTGCAATATGAGACCAATATTTAGTGACTAAACTTTCCATTTGCGCAAGAGTGGTTTGCTTACCCAAAACAGACCCAACTAGTGTGTTCTGCTAGTGCTCAAGAGCAGGAGCAATATCATCATCATCCAAAACAACAGTTTCATCAGATGAATTCACAAAGTCAAGGTTCATACCTGTAGAAGAGGCTTTAAGAACCTGAGAGAAAGTCTTTTTGTTGTTACCAGGAGGTCCATTTGAATTCCCAgtgccaccttgacccttttccGGCACCGCTGAAGTTGATGGTGGTTGTGAAATACCATTAGGGTTAACAACAGCAGTAGAAGAGTTCGGTAAAGGCGGAACGGGAGGAGCAGGTGGTTCATCCTCAGTAACAGTTTCATCGGATTTTTGAATCCCTTTATTCTTAGGTGGCCGGCCTCTGGCCATCGAGATCAAAGCCGGTGAGGATCAGATCGTTATCGCATTCGCCTAACTAGAgaggtttttagagagagaaagaagaaagagaccggttcattatttattattattattattattattattattattattattattattgttattattattattattattattattattaatattattactactatttttttattaaaaaaaacgcaaacttttattaatcaatcaaaagtttacagGAAATTGGTGGATAGCCGAGATAAAATCTGGGCGCCCacccccttagcaatagcaaagctaagtctagtgaaAATAAAAGCAGCAGCGCGTGCTCCGGCATCCTGAGACAGAGAATATTTCAATCCGCTGAGCAAAGGTGCAATGGCATCCGCCTCCAACTCCCcccaaagaagagaaagaaaaaggtaagaaaCCATAACCGATCGCCGAACATAAGCCCTGGTACTTGgcgcattaatattattattattattattattattattattattattattattattattattattattattattattattattattactattattattattattattattattattattattattattattattattattattattattattattattattattattattattattattattattattattattattattattattattattattattattattattattattattattattattattattattattattattattattattactactactactactactactattattggtggagcttgtgtcctccacaaa is a genomic window containing:
- the LOC141628672 gene encoding uncharacterized protein At4g02000-like; translation: MESLVTKYWSHIAAPQILYFSRGWYYFCFESKEDMEKIRSDVWNLNGYPLVFKEWSPTIVEQLQVTHIPVWVLLPNLDPCFWSQAALSKVASTIGNPICADEHTTNKTKLAFARILVDVDLSKELPNAVKLSTPYRGIVLQKIEYEWLPYFCSTCQRIGHTKDRCPKLKPKMAYKPKAKESSAAASQHMKAVDQPTKALNTAPLSAFGFEVLQASNVEVAPEQTQTIRVDLVDSGGGTFFHESICMEH